AGCGCGGCCAGGTGCTGGCCAAGCCGGGCTCCATCACCCCGCACACCAAGTTCAAGGCGCAGATCTACGTGCTCACGAAGGAAGAGGGTGGCCGTCACACCCCGTTCTTCAAGGGCTACCGTCCGCAATTCTACTTCCGCACCACGGACGTGACGGGTACGGTGAAGCTGCCGGAGAACGTCGAGATGGTGATGCCGGGCGACAACATCGCCATCGAGGTGGAGCTGATCACCCCGGTGGCCATGGAGAAGGAACTCCGGTTCGCCGTCCGTGAGGGTGGTCGTACCGTGGGCGCCGGCGTCGTGGCCGAGATCATCGCGTAGTTTCCGTCGTACCCACTTCCCTGGTCTTTTGTTCAGAAAAGTCCGGGGAGGTGGGAATAAGGTTGCATCCACCAGGGGCCGGTGGTACAAGCCGCGCCCCTTCGTTCGAAGAAATGGCTCTGTGACATCCAGGGGACGTTGGTCGTAGCGCCTCCCGAAGGCAGAGGCCGTTTAAAGAGGTTTTTGCGAATGGCGACACAGAAGATCCGCATCCGGCTGAAGGCGTACGACTCCAAGCTCCTGGATCAGAGCGCTGGGGAGATCGTCGAGACTGCTCGGCGCACGGGCGCCAAGGTGGCCGGTCCGATCCCCCTGCCCACGCGCATCAACAAGTTCACGGTTCTGCGCTCGCCGCACGTGGACAAGAAGAGCCGCGAGCAGTTCGAGATCCGCACGCACAAGCGCCTGCTCGATATCCTCGAGCCGACCCAGCAGACGCTGGACGCGCTGATGAAGCTGGATCTCTCGGCCGGTGTTGACGTGGAGATCAAGTCCTGAGGAAGCGGGGCTGAGCCCTCGCGGTTCCACTCCGTTCCCCAGAGGAAAGAGCCATGGCGAAGTTCGACGTAGTCGACCTGGATATGAAGAAAGTGTCGGAGCTTGAGCTCTCCGACGAGGTTTTCGGCGCCGAGCCGAACGCGCACCTCTTCTATGAGGTCGCGAAGATGCAGCAGATCAACCGGCGCCGGGGTACGGTGGCGGTGAAGAACACCTCGCTGGTGAGCGGTGGTGGCAAGAAGCCCTGGAAGCAGAAGGGTACTGGCCGCGCCCGCCAGGGTTCCATCCGCGCCTCCCACTGGGTGGGTGGCGGCAAGGCGATGGGCCCCAAGCCGCGGGACTACTTCTACCGTCCCCCCAAGAAGGTCCGCCGCGGTGCGCTCAAGGCGATTCTGTCGCTGCGCGCCCGTGAGAAGTCGCTCATCATCGTGAACGACTTCAACCTGTCCGCTCCCAAGAGCAAGCAGGCCTTCGAGGCCCTGACCAAGCGGCTGAAGCTGGCCGATGCGCTGGTCATCGACGCCAAGACCAACACCAACCTGCACCGCAGCGTGCGCAACCTGGCGAAGTTCGACGTGCTCCCGCCCGAGGGCCTGAACCTCGAGTCCGTCCTCCGCCACAAGCACCTGGTGCTCACTTCCGCGGCCGCCAAGGCCATCGAGGGGGCGCTCTCGTGAATATCAACGACGTCATCAAGGGGCCGCTCATCACCGAGAAGCTGGACCAGGCCCGTGAGAAGTTCCGGCAGTACTCGTTCATCGTGGACAAGAAGGCAACCAAGCACGACGTGGCCCACGCCGTCGAGTCGCTCTTCAAGGTGAGCGTCGAGGGTGTGCGCACCAACATCGTCCGCGGAAAGACGAAGCGCGTGGGCCGCTCGATTGGCAAGCGGCCGAACTTCAAGAAGGCCGTCGTCACCCTCAAGGAGGGGGACAAGATCGAGCTCTTCGAGGGAGGCGCGGTCTAGCGCACGGCGCTGACCGTCGTTGAGGAACCACCATGGGCATCAAGAAGTACAAGCCGACCTCCGCCGCCCGTCGTCTGATGACGGTGTCCGACTTCGCGGACATCACCAAGGGCAAGCCGGAGAAGAAGCTCACCGAGTCTCTCACCAAGTCCGGCGGCCGCAACGTCCACGGCCACATCACCCGTCGTCACCAGGGTGGTGGTCACAAGCGCCGCTACCGCATCATCGACTTCAAGCGTCGGGACAAGGACGGCGTGCCGGCGAAGGTCGCGGCCGTCGAGTACGACCCGAACCGCTCCGCGAACATCGCCCTCCTGCACTACGCGGACGGCGAGAAGCGCTACATCCTCGCTCCGGTGGACCTGAAGGTCGGGGACACCGTCATGGCGGGTGAGAACGCGGATATCCGTCCGGGCAACACGCTGCCGCTGCTCAACATCCCGGTCGGTACCATCATCCACAACGTGGAGCTGAAGCCGGGCCGCGGCGGGCAGATCATCCGCTCCGCGGGCTCCTCCGGTCAGCTGATGGCCAAGGAGGGCCGCTACGCCCAGGTGCGTCTGCCCTCGGGTGCCGTGCGCATGGTGCTCATCGAGTGCCGCGCCACCGTGGGCCAGGTGGGCAACCTGGAGCACGAGATCATCCGCATCGGCAAGGCGGGCCGTAGCCGCTGGCTGGGCATCCGGCCCACCGTCCGCGGTCTGGCGATGAACCCTGTCGACCACCCGCACGGTGGTGGTGAGGGTAAGTCCGGTCAGGGTAACCCGCACCCGGTGTCGCCGTGGGGTCAGAAGACCAAGGGCCTCAGCACCCGCAAGAACAAGCGTACTGACAAGTTCATCGTGAGCGTCCGCCGTCCGGGCGCGCGCAGCCAGTAGTCGAGGGTTCACACAATGGCGCGTTCGATCAAGAAGGGTCCGTTCGTCGATGGTTACCTCGTCAAGAAGGTCGAGGACATGATCAAGACGAACAAGAAGAGTGTTGTGAAGACGTGGTCCCGGCGTTCCACCATCCTGCCGGAGTTCGTGGGACACACCTTCGCGGTGCACAACGGCCGCAAGTTCATCCCCGTCTTCGTGACCGAGAACATGGTGGGCCACAAGCTCGGCGAGTTCGCCCCGACGCGTACGTTCGGCGGTCACTCGGCGGAGAAGAAGGTCGCCAAGGGCAAGTAGCCGGCCCCGCTGACAGGCGGCGTCCGCCAGAGGAGATGACATGGAGTCGAAGGCACATCTGAGGTTCCTGCGCATGTCGCCCCGGAAGGTTTCCACGGTGGCGGCGCTCGTCCGGGGCAAGCCGGTGGAGCAGGCGTTGAACATCCTGCGTTTCACCAGCCGCGCCGCGGCCGTCCCGGTGGCCAAGCTCATCAAGAGCGCCGTGGCCAACGCGACCGACCTGTCCAAGGGCCAGGTCGACGTGGACAAGCTCGTCGTGAAGACGATTTCGGTGGATCAGGGGCCGACCCAGCGCCGCTACATGCCGCGCGCCATGGGCCGCGCCACGCGCATCAACAAGAAGACCAGTCACATTCACGTGGTGCTGGCGGAGGCGGCCAAGAAGTAAGGCCTGCCGCCTGGCGCCCCCACGCAACCGATTCGAAGGAGAAGCACGTTGGGCCAGAAAGTCCATCCCATTGGGTTCCGCCTCGGGGTCATCAAGACCTGGGACTCCAAGTGGTTCGAGCACAAGAACTACGCGCAGTGGCTGCATGAAGACATCCGCATCCGCGAGTTCGTGAAGAAGTCGCTCGCCCACGCGGGTGTCTCCAAGGTGGAGATCGAGCGCGCGGCGAACAAGGTGAAGGTCAACGTGCACACCGCGCGCCCGGGCATCGTCATCGGCAAGCGCGGTGCCGGCATCGAGACGGTGAAGAAGGACCTCCAGCAGTTCACCAAGAACGAGGTCTTCCTCAACATCGTCGAGGTCCGCAAGGCCGAGACCGACGCCCAGCTGGTGGCCGAGAACATCGCCACCCAGCTCGAGCGCCGTATCGCCTTCCGCCGCGCCATGAAGAAGGCGCTGCAGACGGCGATGAAGTTCGGCGCCAAGGGCATCCGCGTCTCCTGCTCCGGCCGTCTGGGCGGCGCCGAGATGGCTCGCTACGAGTGGTACCGCGAGGGCCGCGTGCCCCTGCACACCCTCCGCGCGGACATCGACTTCGGCTTCGCCGAGGCCAAGACCACCTACGGCAAGATCGGTTGCAAGGTCTGGATCTGCCGCGGCGAGGTCCTGCCCACCAAGGGTGGCCAGGGCGCCGCGCCGGCCGCCAACCGCTAACTCCCCGGGAGCCGCCCCGGGAGGGGCGGCTCGCTCGGGCTTGAAGGACACCGACGATGCTTCAGCCTGCTCGTACGAAATTCCGCAAGATGCACAAGGGCCGCACGCCCGGCCGGGCCTATCGCGGCAGCGATCTCACCTATGGTGAGTACGGTCTGATGTCCCTGCAGCCGGGGTGGATCACCTCGCGGCAGATCGAGGCGGCCCGTATC
Above is a window of Archangium lipolyticum DNA encoding:
- a CDS encoding EF-Tu C-terminal domain-related protein, yielding RGQVLAKPGSITPHTKFKAQIYVLTKEEGGRHTPFFKGYRPQFYFRTTDVTGTVKLPENVEMVMPGDNIAIEVELITPVAMEKELRFAVREGGRTVGAGVVAEIIA
- the rpsJ gene encoding 30S ribosomal protein S10, which encodes MATQKIRIRLKAYDSKLLDQSAGEIVETARRTGAKVAGPIPLPTRINKFTVLRSPHVDKKSREQFEIRTHKRLLDILEPTQQTLDALMKLDLSAGVDVEIKS
- the rplD gene encoding 50S ribosomal protein L4, giving the protein MAKFDVVDLDMKKVSELELSDEVFGAEPNAHLFYEVAKMQQINRRRGTVAVKNTSLVSGGGKKPWKQKGTGRARQGSIRASHWVGGGKAMGPKPRDYFYRPPKKVRRGALKAILSLRAREKSLIIVNDFNLSAPKSKQAFEALTKRLKLADALVIDAKTNTNLHRSVRNLAKFDVLPPEGLNLESVLRHKHLVLTSAAAKAIEGALS
- a CDS encoding 50S ribosomal protein L23, which produces MNINDVIKGPLITEKLDQAREKFRQYSFIVDKKATKHDVAHAVESLFKVSVEGVRTNIVRGKTKRVGRSIGKRPNFKKAVVTLKEGDKIELFEGGAV
- the rplB gene encoding 50S ribosomal protein L2, which codes for MGIKKYKPTSAARRLMTVSDFADITKGKPEKKLTESLTKSGGRNVHGHITRRHQGGGHKRRYRIIDFKRRDKDGVPAKVAAVEYDPNRSANIALLHYADGEKRYILAPVDLKVGDTVMAGENADIRPGNTLPLLNIPVGTIIHNVELKPGRGGQIIRSAGSSGQLMAKEGRYAQVRLPSGAVRMVLIECRATVGQVGNLEHEIIRIGKAGRSRWLGIRPTVRGLAMNPVDHPHGGGEGKSGQGNPHPVSPWGQKTKGLSTRKNKRTDKFIVSVRRPGARSQ
- the rpsS gene encoding 30S ribosomal protein S19, which produces MARSIKKGPFVDGYLVKKVEDMIKTNKKSVVKTWSRRSTILPEFVGHTFAVHNGRKFIPVFVTENMVGHKLGEFAPTRTFGGHSAEKKVAKGK
- the rplV gene encoding 50S ribosomal protein L22, with the protein product MESKAHLRFLRMSPRKVSTVAALVRGKPVEQALNILRFTSRAAAVPVAKLIKSAVANATDLSKGQVDVDKLVVKTISVDQGPTQRRYMPRAMGRATRINKKTSHIHVVLAEAAKK
- the rpsC gene encoding 30S ribosomal protein S3 → MGQKVHPIGFRLGVIKTWDSKWFEHKNYAQWLHEDIRIREFVKKSLAHAGVSKVEIERAANKVKVNVHTARPGIVIGKRGAGIETVKKDLQQFTKNEVFLNIVEVRKAETDAQLVAENIATQLERRIAFRRAMKKALQTAMKFGAKGIRVSCSGRLGGAEMARYEWYREGRVPLHTLRADIDFGFAEAKTTYGKIGCKVWICRGEVLPTKGGQGAAPAANR